A genomic stretch from Bordetella sp. N includes:
- a CDS encoding glucosyltransferase domain-containing protein translates to MQRSFPRRPFSAALILFGLILWPILHADRLYIDDMGRASAGYLGWGSDGRPLANVLMEVVNAGTPLTDITPVPQIGALLMLAGLAALLARRLKLAGSWLPALCALPLAGSPYYLENLSYKFDVLTMTSALVLAAIAALDPVRGRLQLPRKMLFLLMALCLYQPAANVYVLLVIAQVVIGQLRDTNPAALLRQLGSQIGATLLACVLYVVVLKHTVRGGYAGEHSNIDPSAFAANLNHFWHYAVMTLTTLNGWVLLILAGVAVPLSLLAAMRYAVRQWSGASTGLRIVLCLAVPVLPLALLLAPWGPMLLLADPVFAPRVMIGFGALMTTSAVILTAATPLLKADHRHAIGVLILPAAVMVLIASVYGNSLEQQKAYEDNLSGNMVDDIAALREQTPLDNIALLGQAGHPPVVRHNLRRHPILAELLPVHLTQGWGWAAEQLRLFGNVPRIREIDPATVASLREQKPAIVRAAYRVYLRDRVAVFVFKPTGEPPPVR, encoded by the coding sequence ATGCAACGTTCCTTCCCCCGCCGCCCCTTCTCCGCGGCGCTCATCCTGTTCGGCCTGATCCTCTGGCCCATCCTCCACGCGGACCGTCTCTACATCGACGACATGGGTCGCGCCAGCGCCGGCTATCTGGGCTGGGGATCCGACGGCCGGCCATTGGCCAATGTGCTGATGGAGGTCGTCAACGCGGGCACGCCGCTGACCGACATCACGCCTGTGCCGCAAATCGGCGCCCTGCTGATGCTCGCCGGCCTGGCGGCGCTGCTGGCCCGCCGGCTCAAGCTGGCAGGCAGCTGGCTGCCCGCCCTGTGCGCGCTGCCGCTGGCCGGCAGCCCCTATTACCTGGAAAACCTGTCCTATAAATTCGACGTGCTGACCATGACGTCGGCCCTGGTGCTGGCGGCCATCGCGGCGCTCGATCCGGTCCGTGGCCGGCTGCAGTTGCCACGCAAGATGCTGTTCCTGCTGATGGCCCTGTGCCTCTACCAGCCCGCCGCCAACGTGTATGTGCTGCTCGTGATCGCCCAGGTCGTGATCGGCCAGCTGCGTGACACGAACCCCGCCGCGCTGCTGCGCCAACTGGGCAGCCAGATCGGCGCCACCTTGCTGGCCTGCGTCCTGTACGTGGTGGTGTTGAAGCACACCGTGCGCGGCGGCTATGCCGGTGAACACAGCAATATCGACCCCAGCGCCTTTGCCGCCAACCTGAACCACTTCTGGCACTACGCCGTCATGACCCTGACCACCTTGAACGGCTGGGTGTTGTTGATCCTGGCCGGCGTGGCGGTTCCCCTCAGCCTGCTGGCCGCGATGCGTTATGCCGTCCGGCAGTGGTCCGGCGCGTCGACAGGCTTGCGTATCGTCCTGTGTCTGGCGGTGCCGGTCCTGCCGCTGGCCTTGCTGCTCGCCCCATGGGGACCGATGCTGCTGCTGGCCGACCCCGTGTTCGCGCCCCGCGTGATGATCGGTTTCGGCGCCTTGATGACGACGTCGGCCGTGATCCTCACCGCCGCCACGCCGCTGCTGAAGGCAGACCATCGTCATGCGATTGGTGTCCTTATCCTGCCGGCCGCCGTCATGGTGCTGATCGCTTCCGTGTACGGCAATTCGCTGGAGCAGCAGAAGGCCTATGAGGACAACCTGTCGGGCAATATGGTGGACGACATCGCCGCGCTACGCGAGCAGACCCCGCTGGACAACATCGCCCTGCTTGGCCAGGCCGGCCATCCCCCTGTCGTCCGCCACAACCTGCGCAGGCATCCCATTTTGGCTGAGCTGCTGCCTGTCCATCTGACGCAGGGTTGGGGGTGGGCGGCTGAACAGCTGCGGCTGTTCGGCAACGTGCCCCGGATCCGGGAGATCGACCCGGCCACGGTCGCGAGCCTGCGGGAGCAGAAGCCGGCCATTGTGCGGGCGGCCTACCGGGTGTACCTGCGGGATCGCGTGGCGGTGTTCGTGTTCAAGCCTACGGGTGAGCCACCGCCGGTGCGGTGA
- a CDS encoding DNA-binding protein, translating to MRSKHHDDAMAELYRQDPVLALETINSILEDGDQSELLIVLRQLAQAFGGVQAVAAQAQLNPTQLYRTLSPQGNPALSSLTAILKAMGLRLAVQRLP from the coding sequence ATGAGAAGCAAACATCATGATGACGCGATGGCCGAACTGTACCGGCAGGACCCGGTGTTGGCGTTGGAGACGATCAACAGCATTCTCGAAGATGGAGATCAGAGTGAGCTGTTGATCGTTCTGCGCCAGCTTGCCCAGGCGTTCGGCGGTGTGCAGGCTGTCGCCGCACAAGCGCAACTGAATCCGACGCAGCTCTATCGCACACTGTCGCCGCAGGGTAATCCTGCCTTGAGCAGTTTGACCGCCATCCTCAAGGCAATGGGCCTGCGGCTGGCCGTTCAGCGTCTGCCTTGA
- a CDS encoding tripartite tricarboxylate transporter substrate binding protein produces the protein MALRTLVKHAAVAALCLGATAATAAEYPEHPITMIVPFPPGGVADVVARPLAQALSEKLGQTVIIENRGGAGGALGIGQVARARPDGYTLLMSLSSISILPEADKVLERKPAYQLDQFVPIARITADPTVLVVRADKPWNSVQDFVDAAKKQPNKLSYGSSGIYGTMHVPMAMLQNAAGISMLHVPFTGAGPAVQALLGGQVDAVATGPSSVAQLVQSGRVKALAHWGDTPLESMPQVPTLKSLGYDVTFVQWSGVFALAGTPEPVLERLRQATRDVANDDKVKTLIAGTGSPVQYLDAKDFDTYWRKDSASLALAVRKIGKVE, from the coding sequence ATGGCATTGCGTACGCTGGTCAAACACGCGGCGGTGGCCGCATTGTGCCTGGGCGCCACGGCGGCAACGGCGGCGGAGTACCCGGAGCATCCGATCACCATGATCGTGCCCTTTCCGCCAGGCGGCGTGGCGGACGTGGTGGCCCGGCCGCTGGCCCAGGCCTTGAGCGAAAAGCTCGGTCAGACAGTGATCATCGAAAACCGCGGCGGGGCCGGCGGCGCACTGGGCATCGGCCAGGTGGCGCGGGCCAGGCCGGACGGCTACACGCTATTGATGAGCCTGTCGTCGATCTCCATCCTGCCTGAAGCCGACAAGGTGCTGGAGCGCAAGCCCGCCTATCAACTCGATCAGTTCGTGCCGATCGCACGCATCACCGCGGACCCGACGGTGCTGGTGGTGCGTGCCGACAAGCCCTGGAACAGCGTGCAGGACTTCGTCGACGCGGCGAAGAAGCAGCCCAATAAACTCAGCTACGGCAGCTCCGGCATCTACGGCACCATGCACGTGCCGATGGCCATGCTGCAGAACGCGGCGGGTATCAGCATGCTGCATGTGCCGTTCACGGGCGCGGGGCCGGCCGTGCAGGCCTTGCTGGGCGGCCAGGTGGATGCCGTCGCCACGGGGCCGTCGTCGGTCGCGCAACTGGTGCAGTCCGGCCGGGTCAAGGCGCTGGCGCATTGGGGCGACACGCCGCTGGAAAGCATGCCACAGGTGCCCACCTTGAAGTCCCTGGGCTATGACGTGACGTTCGTGCAGTGGTCCGGCGTGTTCGCGCTGGCGGGGACGCCAGAGCCGGTGCTGGAGCGCCTGCGCCAGGCCACGCGGGACGTCGCCAACGACGACAAGGTCAAGACGCTGATCGCGGGGACGGGCAGCCCGGTGCAGTACCTGGATGCCAAGGACTTCGACACCTACTGGCGCAAGGACTCGGCGTCGCTGGCGCTGGCGGTGCGCAAGATCGGCAAGGTGGAATAG
- a CDS encoding type II toxin-antitoxin system RelE/ParE family toxin, whose protein sequence is MATYSLEHYLTADERKAPVIDWLQRIRDVKAKVAVIRRLGRLELGNFGDHKFCRDGVWELRVDVGPGYRVYYAKTGLYVVLLLCGGDKGTQQADIQRAVDYWQDWKRRLL, encoded by the coding sequence ATGGCCACCTATTCCCTTGAGCACTACCTGACTGCTGATGAGAGAAAAGCGCCCGTCATCGATTGGCTTCAACGCATCCGCGATGTGAAAGCCAAGGTGGCTGTCATCCGCCGTCTCGGTCGCCTGGAACTCGGCAATTTTGGTGACCACAAGTTTTGTCGCGATGGTGTTTGGGAACTTCGCGTGGACGTTGGTCCGGGATATCGCGTCTATTACGCCAAGACGGGGCTTTACGTCGTTTTGCTGCTATGTGGTGGCGACAAAGGCACGCAGCAGGCCGATATCCAGCGAGCGGTCGATTATTGGCAGGATTGGAAGAGGAGGTTGCTATGA